One segment of Amycolatopsis alba DSM 44262 DNA contains the following:
- a CDS encoding zinc-binding dehydrogenase gives MRAITVPRFGDPSVLEQVELPTPEPAEGELRIAVTAAGVGWLDTLIRRGDGPDVFGVEPPYVPGGAVAGTVEAVGAGVDESWLGKVVVSTAVGGYGGGYADTVVAVPGETFPVPAGLDPQHALALLNDGSTALALLEKTPVAAGERILVAPGVGGLGSLLVQLARAAGATVFAAVRGAEKAAIARKLGAEPVDYSVADWTGETLARTGGKRLDVVFDGVGGELGKASLALLENGGRFSGYGMSSGAETVIGDADRARLSLVDMAQLVGFWPDNPRRVREVLRLSAEGKLTPVIGRTYPLAEASAAHSDIEARRYTGKTLLVVP, from the coding sequence ATGCGTGCGATCACAGTGCCCCGATTCGGCGATCCCAGTGTTCTCGAACAGGTCGAACTGCCCACCCCCGAGCCCGCGGAGGGCGAGCTCCGCATCGCGGTGACGGCGGCCGGGGTCGGCTGGCTCGACACCCTCATCCGGCGGGGTGACGGTCCCGACGTGTTCGGGGTCGAGCCGCCGTACGTGCCCGGTGGCGCGGTGGCGGGCACCGTCGAGGCGGTGGGTGCGGGAGTCGACGAGAGCTGGCTGGGCAAGGTGGTCGTCTCCACTGCGGTGGGCGGCTACGGCGGGGGATACGCGGACACCGTCGTCGCGGTGCCCGGCGAGACCTTCCCGGTTCCGGCCGGCCTCGATCCCCAGCACGCCTTGGCCCTGCTCAACGACGGCAGTACCGCGTTGGCGCTGCTGGAGAAGACCCCGGTCGCGGCGGGGGAACGGATTCTGGTGGCGCCCGGCGTCGGCGGTCTCGGCAGCCTGCTGGTGCAGCTCGCCCGTGCGGCGGGGGCGACGGTCTTCGCGGCGGTCCGCGGCGCGGAGAAGGCGGCGATCGCCCGGAAACTGGGCGCCGAGCCGGTCGACTACTCGGTGGCGGACTGGACGGGCGAGACCCTCGCCCGCACCGGGGGCAAGCGGCTCGACGTCGTGTTTGACGGTGTCGGCGGCGAACTGGGCAAGGCTTCGCTGGCGCTGCTCGAGAACGGCGGCCGGTTCTCCGGCTATGGCATGTCCAGCGGCGCCGAGACCGTCATCGGCGACGCGGACCGGGCCCGGCTGTCCCTTGTGGACATGGCGCAGCTGGTCGGTTTCTGGCCCGACAATCCGCGCCGGGTACGCGAAGTGCTGCGGCTGTCGGCCGAAGGGAAACTGACGCCTGTCATCGGCCGGACGTACCCGCTGGCGGAGGCGTCCGCCGCGCATTCGGACATCGAGGCGCGGCGATACACCGGCAAGACCCTGCTGGTCGTTCCCTGA
- a CDS encoding PLP-dependent aminotransferase family protein, translating to MSDTALPVSLDRDSPVPLAVQLADALRAAAGDGHLRGGDRLPSTRALANRLGVSRTVTSAAYEQLHAEGWIAGRHGSGTYVTTTPPADRPAKGPAPGVAAAPQTLVDLTPGVPWADGVERAAWRRAWRAAADPRPTYREDRAGLPAYRDAVSEHLLRHRGLAAGTVLATGGTTAAVIELAGAMLSRGDRVAIEEPGYQRAVQAFGRAGMVVVPVPVDEEGLRPDAVPADVRAVYCSPAHQYPLGSRMSASRRVELVELARAEGMLVIEDDYDGELRFDVAPLPLLAALAPDVVAHLGTTSKILTPALGAGWMVAPSPVAAAVLEYREATGTRPSPAGQRVLAELARHGDLGRHLRKLRRELSERRSLVSAALTSAGIPVLGDDAGAHLVVPCGSAAEETARMAAAERAGIRLDGLARHFAGTPTVFGNLIGYAGCSREALQASLKPLVSVLG from the coding sequence ATGTCCGACACCGCTCTGCCGGTCAGTCTCGACCGCGATTCGCCCGTCCCGCTCGCGGTCCAGCTGGCCGACGCGCTGCGCGCGGCCGCCGGCGACGGGCACCTGCGCGGCGGCGACAGGCTGCCCTCGACCAGGGCACTCGCGAACCGGCTCGGCGTCAGCCGCACGGTGACGTCGGCGGCGTACGAGCAGCTTCACGCGGAGGGCTGGATCGCGGGCCGCCACGGCTCCGGCACCTACGTCACCACGACACCGCCCGCGGACAGGCCTGCGAAAGGCCCCGCGCCGGGCGTCGCCGCCGCACCGCAGACGCTGGTCGACCTCACCCCTGGCGTCCCGTGGGCCGACGGCGTCGAAAGGGCGGCCTGGCGCCGCGCGTGGCGGGCCGCCGCCGATCCGCGCCCGACCTATCGCGAGGACAGGGCCGGTCTGCCCGCGTACCGGGACGCGGTGTCCGAGCATCTGCTGCGGCACCGCGGGCTCGCCGCCGGGACGGTGCTGGCCACCGGCGGGACGACGGCGGCGGTGATCGAGCTCGCGGGCGCGATGCTCTCGCGCGGTGACCGGGTCGCGATCGAGGAGCCGGGCTACCAGCGCGCGGTGCAGGCGTTCGGGCGGGCGGGGATGGTGGTCGTGCCCGTCCCGGTCGACGAAGAGGGCCTGCGCCCGGACGCCGTCCCCGCCGATGTCCGCGCGGTCTACTGCTCGCCCGCCCATCAGTACCCGCTCGGCAGCCGGATGAGCGCGTCCCGCCGGGTCGAACTCGTCGAACTCGCCCGTGCCGAGGGCATGCTGGTGATCGAGGACGACTACGACGGCGAGCTGCGGTTCGACGTCGCGCCGCTGCCGCTGCTGGCCGCGCTGGCACCCGACGTCGTCGCGCATCTCGGGACCACGAGCAAGATCCTCACCCCGGCGCTGGGCGCGGGCTGGATGGTCGCGCCGTCACCGGTCGCGGCCGCGGTGCTGGAGTACCGCGAAGCGACCGGGACGCGCCCGTCGCCCGCGGGGCAGCGGGTGCTCGCCGAACTGGCGCGGCACGGCGATCTGGGGCGGCATCTGCGGAAGCTCCGGCGGGAACTTTCGGAGCGCCGGTCACTGGTCTCGGCCGCGTTGACGTCGGCGGGGATCCCGGTGCTCGGCGACGACGCGGGCGCGCATCTGGTCGTCCCTTGCGGATCGGCGGCCGAGGAGACGGCGCGGATGGCGGCGGCGGAACGCGCCGGGATCCGGCTCGACGGACTGGCCCGGCACTTCGCCGGGACGCCGACGGTGTTCGGGAACCTCATCGGCTACGCGGGTTGTTCGCGCGAAGCGCTCCAAGCCTCGCTCAAACCCCTTGTTTCCGTGCTGGGTTGA
- a CDS encoding pyridoxamine 5'-phosphate oxidase family protein — translation MPTPLSPTDRTTLNRKKNRALTDRSALYAVLDEGLICHLGVVRDGVPLVVPTGYGRDGNTLYLHGSTGARSIRDSDGVEVCVTVTLLDGVVYARSINNHSMNYRSAMILGKAAAVTDADRKMHGLRVLTDHLAPGSWEHARDVNAKEFASVSVLALDLTEASVKMRGEGPDDPEDEVAADLSWAGVLPVRTVFGEPEPSADLVSTWEVPVHVRDRELKGTFPT, via the coding sequence ATGCCCACACCGCTGTCCCCCACCGACAGGACCACTCTCAATCGTAAGAAGAACCGCGCGCTCACCGACCGCTCGGCCCTGTACGCGGTGCTCGACGAAGGCCTGATCTGCCATCTCGGCGTCGTGCGCGACGGCGTCCCGCTGGTCGTCCCGACCGGCTACGGCCGCGACGGGAACACGCTCTACCTGCACGGATCCACCGGGGCGCGGAGTATCCGCGACTCCGACGGCGTCGAGGTGTGCGTCACGGTGACCCTGCTCGACGGCGTCGTCTACGCGCGCTCGATCAACAACCACTCGATGAACTATCGTAGCGCGATGATCCTGGGCAAGGCGGCCGCGGTCACCGACGCCGACCGGAAGATGCACGGCCTGCGGGTGCTGACCGATCACCTCGCGCCCGGCTCGTGGGAGCACGCGCGGGACGTCAACGCGAAGGAGTTCGCGTCGGTTTCGGTGCTGGCACTGGACCTCACCGAGGCTTCGGTGAAGATGCGCGGCGAGGGTCCCGACGATCCCGAGGACGAGGTCGCGGCCGATCTCTCGTGGGCGGGGGTGCTGCCGGTGCGGACGGTGTTCGGGGAGCCGGAGCCGTCGGCGGACCTGGTGAGCACCTGGGAGGTCCCCGTGCACGTTCGTGACCGGGAGCTGAAGGGGACTTTCCCCACGTAA
- a CDS encoding sensor histidine kinase, whose protein sequence is MKTLYRWYHAWRRSRLGTRLALGLGVLALVVFAVVGTVMVGIMKGYLNDRLDEQLAKTQISQVPSLRTTHGGKPQQAYGWFSAVFAVKDGNALPQDGGLLPPDSKALEKVAEDATRTEVLRTVYIEDKGTYRVRACPIEPTRNIVLVSAAPQADLDRTVSQLIMVEVVAFLLALAVLVIAGRLVLRRGLRPLSDMAGTAHDIASHDLTTNADLPVRARANGGGAEVEELRTAFNLMLAHLDSSLVARREANERLRRFIADASHELRTPLTSIRGYAELFRYAAANEPAEREAHLSKIREETQRMSVLVDDLLLLARLDAPETEAPLRLVGVDLAELITDAGEAFAAGRPEHPLSLGQLPEGVVLQADPVRLRQVLDNLLANAAVHTPPGTPVTLSGAASDSEVVLRVSDAGPGIPPEARERIFDRFFRVDTARTRGNGGTGLGLSVVLSLVSAHGGTIEVESVPGATTFTVRLPRTR, encoded by the coding sequence ATGAAAACGCTGTACCGGTGGTATCACGCCTGGCGCCGGTCGAGGCTCGGGACCCGGCTGGCGCTCGGGCTCGGCGTGCTGGCGCTGGTCGTGTTCGCCGTCGTCGGCACGGTGATGGTCGGCATCATGAAGGGCTATCTGAACGACCGGCTCGACGAGCAGCTCGCCAAGACCCAGATCAGCCAGGTGCCGTCGCTGCGCACCACGCACGGCGGGAAACCGCAGCAGGCCTACGGCTGGTTCTCCGCCGTTTTCGCGGTGAAGGACGGCAACGCGCTGCCGCAGGACGGCGGTCTCCTGCCCCCGGACTCGAAAGCGCTCGAAAAGGTCGCCGAGGACGCGACGCGGACCGAGGTGCTGCGCACCGTCTACATCGAGGACAAGGGCACGTACCGGGTCCGGGCCTGCCCGATCGAGCCGACCCGGAACATCGTGCTGGTCAGCGCCGCGCCGCAGGCGGATCTGGACCGGACGGTCAGCCAGCTGATCATGGTCGAGGTCGTCGCGTTCCTGCTGGCGCTGGCGGTGCTGGTGATCGCGGGACGGCTGGTGCTGCGGCGCGGGCTGCGGCCGCTGAGCGACATGGCCGGGACGGCGCACGACATCGCGTCGCACGATCTGACCACGAACGCCGATCTCCCGGTGCGCGCGCGGGCGAACGGCGGCGGCGCCGAGGTCGAGGAACTGCGGACGGCGTTCAACCTGATGCTGGCGCACCTCGATTCCTCGCTGGTCGCGCGCAGGGAGGCGAACGAACGGCTGCGCCGGTTCATCGCCGACGCGTCACACGAACTGCGCACCCCGCTGACGTCGATCCGGGGTTACGCCGAGCTTTTCCGCTACGCCGCGGCGAACGAACCCGCGGAACGCGAGGCGCACCTGTCGAAAATCCGTGAAGAGACACAGCGGATGAGCGTGCTCGTCGACGACCTCCTGCTCCTCGCGCGCCTCGACGCGCCGGAGACCGAGGCGCCGCTGCGGCTGGTCGGCGTCGACCTCGCCGAGCTGATCACCGACGCGGGGGAGGCCTTCGCCGCCGGACGGCCGGAGCATCCGCTGAGCCTCGGCCAGCTCCCGGAAGGTGTTGTCCTGCAAGCGGATCCGGTACGGCTGAGGCAAGTGCTGGACAACCTGCTCGCCAACGCCGCCGTGCACACGCCGCCCGGCACCCCGGTCACCTTGTCGGGCGCGGCCTCGGATTCCGAGGTCGTCCTGCGGGTGAGCGACGCCGGACCGGGGATCCCGCCGGAAGCGCGGGAGCGGATCTTCGACCGGTTCTTCCGCGTCGACACCGCCCGCACGCGGGGCAACGGCGGGACCGGGCTCGGGCTCTCGGTGGTGCTCTCGCTGGTCTCCGCGCACGGCGGGACGATCGAGGTCGAGAGCGTGCCGGGAGCGACGACGTTCACCGTGCGGCTGCCGCGAACGCGCTGA
- a CDS encoding response regulator transcription factor yields the protein MHTENPVRLLVVDDEPHIADLVATVARYEGWQAVTAGSGEAALVKAAEFAPDIVVLDLMLPGIDGFTVLDKLREAGTAVPVVFLTAKDATADRVAGLTRGGDDYLVKPFSVEELMARLRAVLRRSAPQAKTEAVLRVGDLILNEDTRVVARDGAPAELTPTEYELLRYLMRRSPSVMTKAQILDHVWEYDFGGRSNVVELVISHLRRKLDAGHEPLIHTVRGVGYVVRRAAR from the coding sequence GTGCACACCGAGAACCCCGTTCGCCTGCTCGTGGTGGACGACGAGCCGCATATCGCCGATCTGGTGGCCACCGTGGCCCGCTACGAGGGCTGGCAGGCCGTCACCGCCGGTTCGGGCGAGGCCGCGCTCGTCAAGGCCGCCGAATTCGCGCCCGACATCGTCGTGCTCGACCTGATGCTGCCCGGCATCGACGGGTTCACCGTGCTGGACAAGCTTCGCGAGGCCGGGACGGCGGTGCCCGTCGTCTTCCTCACCGCGAAGGACGCGACAGCGGACCGTGTCGCCGGGCTCACCCGAGGCGGCGACGACTACCTCGTCAAGCCGTTCTCCGTCGAGGAACTGATGGCGCGGCTGCGGGCGGTCCTGCGGCGCAGCGCCCCTCAGGCGAAGACGGAGGCGGTGCTGCGGGTCGGCGACCTGATCCTCAACGAGGACACCCGCGTGGTCGCCCGTGACGGCGCACCCGCCGAGCTGACGCCGACCGAGTACGAGCTGCTGCGCTACCTCATGCGCCGTTCGCCTTCGGTGATGACCAAGGCGCAGATCCTCGACCACGTCTGGGAGTACGACTTCGGCGGCCGGTCCAATGTGGTCGAACTCGTTATCTCGCATCTGCGCCGCAAACTCGACGCGGGCCACGAACCGCTGATCCACACCGTGCGCGGGGTGGGCTACGTCGTCCGGCGGGCGGCGAGATGA
- a CDS encoding ferredoxin reductase family protein translates to MTTMTQTAVKPRPAIRPRIAARAGLFTFIVANVAAVTMLFFAAGPSDNVLISVGRLAGLYGALAMAFQLLLVARLPWLDRRLGMDRLTVWHRWTGFGLLWTLLTHFVFIVFGYAQVEDNGVADEFVTMVTKLEGILRAVVALGLILLVGAVSARFARRRLAYETWHFIHLYTYAAVVLAFSHQIALGGSFASSPGAQGYWWAMWGVALGSVFAGRVVLPLARNLRHRLKVVAVVPESHDVVSVYMTGRHLDKMPVRAGQFFLWRFMTRDRWWQANPFSLSAAPDGRTLRLTAKAAGDGSASLRSLKVGTRVFAEGPYGAFTTMHQRKPDALLIAGGVGITPIRALLEEISGHVVVLYRVRTQHDAVLLPELRGLAQARGAVVHVLSGPSDQAGPHGPVLGAHSLRQMVPDIEDRDVFVCGPPGMTSATLRSLRELRVPNQQVHAERFSLAA, encoded by the coding sequence GTGACCACCATGACGCAGACCGCCGTGAAACCGCGCCCGGCGATCCGTCCCAGGATCGCCGCACGCGCCGGGCTCTTCACCTTCATCGTGGCCAACGTGGCCGCCGTGACCATGCTCTTCTTCGCCGCCGGGCCGTCGGACAACGTCCTCATCAGCGTCGGCAGGCTCGCCGGGCTGTACGGGGCGCTGGCGATGGCGTTCCAGCTGCTGCTCGTCGCCCGGCTGCCGTGGCTCGACCGCCGTCTCGGCATGGACCGGCTCACCGTCTGGCACCGCTGGACCGGGTTCGGCCTCCTGTGGACGCTGCTCACCCATTTCGTCTTCATCGTGTTCGGCTACGCGCAGGTCGAGGACAACGGCGTGGCGGACGAGTTCGTCACGATGGTGACCAAACTGGAGGGGATCCTGCGCGCGGTCGTCGCGCTCGGGCTGATCCTGCTCGTCGGCGCCGTTTCCGCGCGCTTCGCCCGCCGACGTCTCGCGTACGAGACCTGGCACTTCATCCACCTCTACACCTACGCGGCGGTCGTGCTGGCGTTCAGCCATCAGATCGCGCTGGGCGGATCGTTCGCGTCGTCGCCGGGCGCGCAGGGTTACTGGTGGGCGATGTGGGGTGTCGCGCTCGGCTCGGTCTTCGCCGGCCGCGTGGTGCTGCCGCTGGCGCGGAACCTGCGGCACCGGCTGAAGGTCGTCGCCGTGGTCCCCGAATCCCATGACGTCGTCTCGGTGTACATGACCGGAAGACACCTCGACAAGATGCCCGTGAGGGCTGGCCAGTTCTTCCTCTGGCGCTTCATGACCAGGGATCGCTGGTGGCAGGCCAATCCGTTCTCGCTGTCGGCCGCGCCGGACGGCCGCACCCTGCGGCTGACCGCGAAGGCCGCCGGTGACGGCAGCGCGTCGCTGCGTTCGCTGAAGGTCGGCACGAGGGTGTTCGCCGAGGGCCCGTACGGCGCTTTCACCACGATGCACCAACGGAAGCCGGACGCGCTGCTGATCGCGGGCGGCGTCGGGATCACGCCGATCCGTGCGCTGCTGGAGGAGATCTCCGGCCACGTCGTGGTGCTTTACCGCGTCCGCACCCAGCACGACGCCGTCCTGCTGCCGGAACTGCGAGGGCTGGCGCAGGCGCGCGGCGCCGTCGTCCACGTCCTCAGTGGACCGTCCGATCAGGCCGGTCCGCACGGCCCGGTGCTCGGCGCGCACAGCCTGCGGCAGATGGTGCCGGACATCGAGGATCGCGACGTCTTCGTCTGCGGCCCGCCGGGGATGACCTCGGCGACGCTGCGCAGCCTGCGGGAACTGCGGGTGCCGAACCAGCAGGTCCACGCCGAACGCTTCAGCCTCGCGGCCTGA
- a CDS encoding FMN-binding protein produces the protein MKKTIVAATVALSAAGFLGVWLYEPGPLGSEPVAVAAPPTVSSSDGGASEGAERTVDGSVESNRYGTVQVRLVISAEDKIFEVRLLRQPTSGRGVDAIPVLQEETLTAQSADIDTVSGATSTSESYIDSLQAALDAR, from the coding sequence ATGAAGAAGACCATCGTCGCCGCCACGGTCGCCCTTTCGGCCGCCGGGTTCCTCGGGGTCTGGCTGTACGAACCGGGCCCGCTCGGTTCGGAGCCTGTCGCCGTCGCCGCGCCGCCCACTGTGTCCTCTTCGGACGGTGGCGCCTCAGAAGGCGCGGAACGCACCGTCGACGGCTCGGTGGAAAGCAACCGGTACGGCACCGTCCAGGTGCGGCTGGTGATCTCGGCCGAGGACAAGATCTTCGAGGTCCGCCTGCTGCGGCAGCCGACCAGCGGCCGCGGCGTCGACGCGATCCCGGTCCTTCAGGAGGAGACGCTGACCGCGCAGAGCGCCGACATCGACACCGTCTCCGGAGCGACGTCGACGAGCGAGTCCTACATCGACTCGCTGCAGGCGGCGCTGGACGCCAGATGA
- a CDS encoding FAD:protein FMN transferase, translating into MNRVEQVMGLPVSVDVRAGGELVDLAIDGVFGWLREVDARFSPFKADSEVRRYDRGELAPSKLSEDLLEVLSLCDHYERLSGGAFTARLPGRRLDPNAVVKGWAVQRAATLLLAEGLDVFCINAGGDVVTSGEPAPGRPWRVGIRHPEQPGTVCAVVESSGGAVATSAEYERGAHILDGRTGRPPVGLLSVTVTAEDLVTADSLATAAFAMGTEGIAWVASQPGCQVLIVDADRRVHRSPGLRLA; encoded by the coding sequence ATGAACCGGGTCGAGCAGGTGATGGGGCTGCCGGTGTCGGTCGACGTCCGGGCGGGCGGTGAACTCGTCGACCTCGCGATCGACGGCGTCTTCGGCTGGCTGCGGGAGGTCGACGCCCGGTTCAGCCCGTTCAAGGCCGACAGCGAGGTCCGCCGCTACGACCGGGGTGAACTCGCGCCGTCGAAACTGAGCGAAGACCTGCTCGAAGTGCTTTCGCTGTGCGATCACTACGAACGGCTCTCCGGCGGGGCGTTCACCGCCCGGCTCCCCGGCCGCAGGCTCGACCCGAACGCGGTGGTCAAGGGCTGGGCGGTGCAGCGGGCGGCGACCCTGCTGCTGGCCGAGGGGCTGGACGTGTTCTGTATCAACGCCGGCGGGGACGTCGTCACCTCCGGCGAACCGGCCCCCGGCCGCCCGTGGCGGGTCGGCATCCGGCATCCCGAACAGCCCGGCACGGTCTGCGCCGTGGTGGAATCGTCCGGCGGCGCCGTCGCGACGTCGGCGGAATACGAACGCGGCGCGCACATCCTGGACGGACGGACCGGGCGCCCGCCCGTCGGGCTGCTGAGCGTCACGGTCACCGCCGAGGATCTCGTCACGGCGGATTCCCTGGCCACGGCCGCTTTCGCGATGGGGACCGAGGGGATCGCCTGGGTCGCGTCGCAGCCGGGCTGCCAGGTGCTGATCGTCGACGCGGACCGGCGGGTGCACCGGTCGCCGGGGCTGCGGCTCGCTTGA
- a CDS encoding VOC family protein yields MASVVQNFFFDCTDAYELGRFWSGVTGKPLHDDDQPGDPEAIILLDNGVTLFFGQVPEPKTVKNRIHLCLEPDIPRDEEVERVLKLGATLLHDRRNPDGTGWAVLGDPEGNEFCVLRSAAEKAATS; encoded by the coding sequence ATGGCCTCTGTCGTACAAAACTTCTTCTTCGACTGCACCGACGCCTACGAACTGGGGCGTTTCTGGAGCGGCGTCACCGGAAAACCGCTCCACGACGACGATCAGCCCGGCGATCCCGAGGCGATCATCCTGCTGGACAACGGGGTCACGCTGTTCTTCGGGCAGGTCCCGGAACCGAAGACGGTCAAGAACCGCATCCACCTCTGCCTCGAACCCGACATCCCGCGCGACGAAGAAGTCGAGCGGGTGCTGAAGCTCGGCGCGACCCTCCTGCACGACCGGCGCAACCCGGACGGCACCGGCTGGGCCGTCCTCGGCGACCCCGAAGGCAACGAATTCTGCGTGCTGCGCAGCGCGGCCGAAAAGGCCGCGACCTCATGA